In the genome of Tropicibacter oceani, one region contains:
- a CDS encoding accessory factor UbiK family protein, with protein MQSRNKVFEDISQLMTNAMGVAQGAKNEAETAMKSMMDRWLADRDFVTREEFDAVRAMAQKAREENEALKARIEALEKGS; from the coding sequence ATGCAATCGCGCAACAAGGTTTTCGAAGATATTTCGCAACTCATGACCAATGCCATGGGCGTTGCGCAGGGGGCGAAGAACGAGGCCGAGACGGCCATGAAGTCGATGATGGACCGCTGGCTGGCGGACCGCGATTTCGTCACCCGCGAGGAATTCGACGCGGTGCGCGCCATGGCGCAGAAGGCGCGCGAGGAAAACGAAGCGCTGAAAGCGCGCATCGAGGCGCTTGAAAAAGGCAGCTGA
- the lgt gene encoding prolipoprotein diacylglyceryl transferase: protein MHAVITFPDLSPELFSISLFGMEFALRWYALAYIAGILIGWRIALWAVRRPQLWRNNTAPMTASEIEDLLTSAILGIIIGGRLGYVLFYQPAYYLAHPLEIPMVWTGGMSFHGGLLGVMAAVLHFCWRSKAPLASTADIVALAAPTGLLLGRLANFINAELWGRPSDLPWAVVFPGAAAQDCGQAAGTLCARHPSQLYEAGLEGLVLGLVLLVLARRGALRHPGRIAAVFFAGYGLARFLVEFVRQPDAQFVTDTNPLGLALQLGSHGLTMGQLLTLPMIFGGLAVALWTARHGR from the coding sequence ATGCACGCCGTCATCACCTTTCCCGATCTCTCGCCCGAGCTTTTCTCGATCTCGCTTTTCGGCATGGAGTTCGCGCTGCGCTGGTACGCGCTGGCCTATATCGCCGGCATCCTGATCGGCTGGCGAATCGCGCTTTGGGCCGTGCGCCGCCCGCAGCTTTGGCGCAACAACACCGCCCCCATGACCGCCTCGGAAATCGAAGACCTGCTGACCTCGGCCATTCTTGGCATCATCATCGGCGGGCGGCTGGGCTATGTGCTGTTCTACCAGCCCGCCTATTACCTGGCGCATCCGCTGGAAATCCCGATGGTCTGGACCGGGGGCATGTCCTTTCACGGCGGGTTGCTGGGCGTCATGGCGGCGGTCTTGCACTTTTGCTGGCGCAGCAAGGCGCCTCTGGCCTCGACCGCCGACATCGTCGCCCTGGCCGCGCCCACGGGCCTGCTGCTGGGACGTCTTGCCAACTTCATCAACGCCGAGCTTTGGGGCCGCCCCTCTGATCTGCCTTGGGCGGTGGTCTTTCCCGGCGCCGCCGCGCAGGACTGCGGGCAGGCCGCGGGCACGCTTTGCGCGCGCCACCCCTCGCAGCTGTACGAGGCCGGGCTCGAAGGGCTGGTGCTGGGGCTTGTTCTGCTGGTCCTGGCACGGCGCGGCGCACTGCGCCATCCCGGCCGGATCGCGGCGGTCTTCTTTGCCGGCTATGGCCTTGCCCGCTTTTTGGTGGAATTCGTCCGCCAACCCGATGCCCAGTTCGTCACAGACACCAACCCGCTGGGGCTGGCCCTGCAACTGGGCAGCCATGGCCTGACCATGGGGCAGCTGCTGACCCTGCCGATGATCTTCGGCGGTCTTGCCGTTGCCCTTTGGACCGCAAGGCACGGCCGATGA
- a CDS encoding class I SAM-dependent methyltransferase, translating to MTPLAKLLGQQIAASGPMSLSEYMALCLMHPQHGYYSTRDPLGTAGDFTTAPEISQMFGELIGLSLAQSWIDQGSPTPFVLAELGPGRGTLMQDALRATRAVPGFHDALSLHLVEASPILRAAQAQRLAAFAPQWHDTIDSLPDAPLFLIANEFFDALPIRQFCREGQGWREKVVGVQDGLLIPGLTDAAAQSALDDRLADTHDGDIVETCAPACAIAGQIGARIAQHGGAALIIDYGDWHSLGDTLQALRQHLPVDPFAQPGEADLTAHVDFEALARAAAPAAHSRLTPQGVFLERLGITARAQALATGMGEAALSSHVAAHRRLTHPTEMGSLFKTLALYPQGATPPPGLEP from the coding sequence ATGACCCCGCTGGCGAAACTTCTTGGCCAGCAGATCGCGGCCAGCGGCCCGATGTCGCTGTCCGAATACATGGCGCTGTGCCTGATGCACCCCCAGCACGGCTACTACAGCACCCGTGACCCGTTGGGCACCGCGGGCGATTTCACCACCGCCCCCGAGATCAGCCAGATGTTCGGTGAACTGATCGGGCTGTCCCTGGCCCAAAGCTGGATCGACCAGGGCAGCCCCACCCCCTTTGTGCTGGCCGAACTTGGCCCCGGACGCGGCACCCTGATGCAGGACGCCCTGCGCGCCACCCGCGCGGTCCCGGGCTTTCACGACGCCCTGTCGCTGCACCTGGTCGAAGCCTCGCCCATCCTGCGCGCCGCGCAGGCCCAGCGCCTTGCTGCCTTTGCCCCGCAATGGCACGACACGATCGACAGCCTGCCCGATGCCCCGCTGTTCCTGATCGCCAACGAATTCTTTGACGCCCTGCCGATCCGGCAATTCTGCCGCGAAGGCCAGGGTTGGCGGGAAAAGGTCGTGGGCGTGCAGGACGGCCTGCTGATCCCCGGGCTCACCGACGCCGCCGCGCAATCCGCGCTGGACGACCGGCTGGCCGACACCCACGACGGCGACATCGTCGAAACCTGCGCCCCGGCCTGCGCCATCGCCGGTCAGATCGGAGCCAGGATCGCGCAGCATGGTGGCGCCGCGCTGATCATCGACTATGGCGACTGGCATTCGCTGGGCGACACGCTTCAGGCGCTGCGCCAGCACCTGCCCGTCGATCCCTTTGCCCAGCCGGGCGAGGCGGACCTGACCGCCCATGTCGACTTTGAGGCACTGGCCCGCGCCGCCGCCCCCGCCGCCCATTCCCGGCTGACCCCGCAGGGCGTGTTCCTGGAACGCCTGGGCATCACCGCCCGCGCGCAGGCCCTTGCCACCGGAATGGGCGAGGCCGCGCTGTCTTCGCATGTTGCCGCACATCGACGGTTGACGCACCCCACCGAAATGGGTTCGCTGTTCAAAACCCTCGCGCTCTATCCTCAGGGCGCGACTCCGCCGCCGGGACTGGAACCATGA
- the pgeF gene encoding peptidoglycan editing factor PgeF: MTLEIITADSLAPFRHGFFTRRGGASSGVFSGLNCGAGSTDQTEMVAINRARVADAMEVSPDNLLTVHQVHSPDVVTVAGPLDDPRPKADALVTATPGLALAILTADCQPVLFADSANGVIGGAHAGWRGARDGVLEATVDAMIALGAERESIRAVIGPTISQRAYEVGPEFLEDFLADDPTNARFFAGGADDRVHFDLPAFGLHRLREVGVQAEWTRHCTYSDADRFYSYRRATHAKEADYGRLISVIRM, translated from the coding sequence ATGACGCTTGAAATCATCACCGCCGACAGCCTGGCCCCGTTTCGCCACGGGTTCTTTACCCGCCGCGGAGGGGCGTCCTCGGGGGTGTTTTCCGGATTGAACTGCGGCGCGGGATCGACCGACCAGACGGAAATGGTCGCGATCAACCGCGCCCGCGTCGCCGACGCGATGGAGGTGTCGCCCGACAACCTGCTGACCGTCCACCAGGTGCATTCGCCCGACGTGGTCACCGTTGCCGGCCCGCTGGACGACCCGCGGCCAAAGGCCGACGCGCTGGTCACTGCGACCCCGGGGCTGGCGCTGGCGATCCTGACCGCGGATTGCCAGCCGGTGCTGTTCGCCGATTCCGCAAACGGCGTCATTGGCGGGGCGCATGCCGGGTGGCGCGGGGCGCGCGATGGTGTGCTCGAGGCAACGGTCGACGCCATGATCGCCCTTGGCGCCGAACGCGAATCGATCCGCGCCGTCATCGGACCGACAATCTCGCAGCGCGCCTACGAAGTCGGCCCCGAGTTCCTCGAGGATTTCCTGGCAGACGATCCGACCAATGCCCGCTTTTTCGCGGGCGGCGCCGATGACCGGGTGCATTTCGACCTGCCCGCCTTTGGCCTGCATCGCCTGCGCGAGGTCGGGGTGCAGGCCGAGTGGACCCGCCATTGCACTTATTCCGACGCGGATCGCTTCTATTCCTATCGCCGCGCCACCCACGCCAAAGAGGCGGATTACGGCCGCCTGATTTCGGTCATCCGCATGTGA
- a CDS encoding Hint domain-containing protein, producing MTSLRHNISPAAAAYSMPVPADRVPSLENQPRRNVALMRKYEAAALLPDLTISFKSHVAPATPLFEETSSAFARGTLIPTVRGPVAIEDLLPGDYVETAGGAEPVMWIGSTSYVPSCADQSTSLTSLTRVTSGSYGLGRPDFDLLVGPAARMVVRHPKLATLLGQDSVLAPVMDYADGDRLFTVTPAGTVQMYHLMMRRHTTLMIGGIEMETYHPGKSVGQALGQNLRALFLSMFPNISQLEDFGQVSMTRTSRDVIDNLIDC from the coding sequence ATGACAAGCCTCCGCCACAATATCTCGCCCGCCGCAGCAGCCTATTCCATGCCGGTGCCGGCCGATCGCGTCCCATCCCTGGAAAACCAGCCCCGGCGCAACGTGGCGCTGATGCGCAAATACGAAGCGGCGGCGCTGCTGCCGGATCTGACCATCTCGTTCAAAAGCCATGTCGCCCCGGCCACCCCGCTGTTCGAGGAAACCTCCTCGGCCTTTGCGCGGGGCACGCTGATTCCCACTGTGCGCGGCCCCGTCGCCATCGAGGACCTGCTGCCCGGCGACTATGTCGAAACCGCCGGAGGCGCCGAACCGGTGATGTGGATCGGATCGACCAGCTATGTGCCGTCCTGCGCGGATCAGTCGACGTCGCTGACCTCGCTGACGCGTGTCACCTCCGGGTCATACGGTCTGGGCCGCCCGGATTTCGACCTGCTGGTCGGGCCGGCGGCGCGCATGGTGGTAAGGCACCCCAAGCTGGCGACGCTGCTGGGGCAGGATTCGGTGCTGGCCCCGGTCATGGACTATGCCGATGGCGACCGTCTGTTCACCGTCACCCCGGCAGGCACCGTGCAGATGTATCACCTGATGATGCGCCGCCACACCACGCTGATGATCGGCGGCATCGAAATGGAAACCTATCACCCCGGCAAATCCGTCGGTCAGGCGCTGGGGCAGAACCTGCGCGCGCTGTTCCTGTCGATGTTCCCGAATATCTCGCAGCTTGAGGATTTCGGGCAGGTCAGCATGACCCGCACCAGCCGCGACGTCATCGACAACCTGATCGACTGCTGA
- a CDS encoding Lrp/AsnC family transcriptional regulator yields MAGHRLDPIDRKILAELQADGRMTNVELAKRVGISAPPCLRRVRALEEQGFIKGYHADVDARELGFEVQVFVMVGLQSQAESDLRAFEGRCRDWPLVRECHMLNGEVDFILKCAAPDLSTFQSFLTGQLLTAPNVASVKTSLVIRGAKDEPGVPFDVLEERLSRSA; encoded by the coding sequence ATGGCTGGGCATCGGCTGGATCCGATTGATCGGAAAATTCTTGCGGAACTGCAGGCCGACGGCCGCATGACCAACGTCGAACTGGCCAAACGCGTCGGGATTTCCGCGCCGCCCTGCCTGCGCCGGGTGCGCGCGCTTGAGGAACAGGGGTTCATCAAGGGCTATCACGCCGATGTCGACGCCCGCGAACTGGGGTTCGAGGTGCAGGTGTTCGTGATGGTCGGGCTGCAAAGCCAGGCGGAATCCGACCTGCGCGCCTTTGAGGGGCGCTGCCGCGACTGGCCGCTTGTCCGTGAATGCCACATGCTGAACGGCGAGGTGGACTTTATCCTGAAATGCGCGGCGCCCGACCTGTCGACCTTTCAAAGCTTCCTGACCGGGCAATTGCTGACGGCGCCGAACGTCGCCAGCGTCAAGACGTCCCTGGTGATCCGCGGCGCCAAGGACGAACCCGGGGTGCCCTTTGACGTGCTTGAGGAACGGCTGAGCCGCTCTGCCTGA
- the trxB gene encoding thioredoxin-disulfide reductase, with the protein MSDTRHTKVLIIGSGPAGYTAGVYASRAMLEPILVQGIEPGGQLTTTTEVENWPGETEIQGPDLMVNMEAHARAMGTEIIGDIINKLDLGQRPFVAHGDSGTTYTADAVILATGARAKWLGLPSEDAFKGFGVSACATCDGFFYRGKEIVVIGGGNTAVEEALFLTNFASKVTLIHRRDELRSEKILQDRLFKNPKIEPLWFHQLEEVVGDDNPKGVTGVRVKHVKTGEITEIPCAGVFIAIGHAPANELVKDVLETHMGGYVVTKPDSTETSIPGVFAAGDLTDHKYRQAVTSAGMGCMAALEAERWLAEQGEAAQPDPAAANEPASA; encoded by the coding sequence ATGTCCGACACCCGTCACACCAAGGTCCTGATCATCGGCTCTGGCCCCGCGGGCTATACGGCCGGTGTCTATGCCAGCCGCGCCATGTTGGAACCGATCCTTGTTCAGGGGATCGAACCTGGCGGCCAGCTGACCACCACGACCGAGGTCGAAAACTGGCCCGGCGAAACCGAGATCCAGGGCCCCGACCTGATGGTCAACATGGAGGCGCACGCCCGCGCCATGGGCACCGAGATCATCGGCGACATCATCAACAAACTGGACCTGGGCCAGCGCCCCTTTGTCGCCCACGGCGACAGTGGCACGACCTACACCGCCGACGCGGTGATCCTGGCCACCGGCGCGCGCGCCAAATGGCTGGGCCTGCCGTCCGAGGACGCGTTCAAGGGCTTTGGCGTCAGCGCCTGCGCGACCTGTGACGGCTTTTTCTATCGCGGCAAGGAAATCGTCGTGATCGGTGGCGGCAACACCGCCGTAGAAGAGGCGCTGTTCCTGACCAACTTTGCCAGCAAGGTCACGCTGATCCACCGTCGCGACGAACTGCGCTCGGAAAAGATCCTTCAGGACCGCCTGTTCAAGAACCCCAAGATCGAACCGCTCTGGTTCCACCAACTCGAAGAGGTCGTCGGCGACGACAACCCCAAAGGCGTCACCGGCGTGCGCGTCAAACACGTCAAGACCGGCGAGATCACCGAAATTCCCTGCGCCGGTGTCTTCATCGCCATCGGCCACGCGCCCGCGAACGAACTGGTCAAGGATGTGCTGGAAACCCACATGGGCGGCTATGTGGTGACCAAACCCGACAGCACCGAAACCTCGATCCCCGGTGTCTTTGCCGCCGGTGACCTGACCGATCACAAGTACCGGCAGGCCGTCACCAGCGCCGGCATGGGCTGCATGGCCGCGCTCGAAGCGGAACGCTGGCTGGCCGAACAGGGCGAAGCTGCCCAGCCCGACCCGGCCGCCGCCAACGAACCGGCCAGCGCCTGA
- a CDS encoding VOC family protein, giving the protein MIAYVTVGADDIARAKRFYGAFLPALGYGQKEGPEGLSYALPVAPGQSAALPDFYVKPPFDGRPAAAGNGTMVAFEACNQRQVRELHAAALAAGGVDEGAPGFRASYGPRFYVGYLRDPQGNKIALFSSNPDEPGRDG; this is encoded by the coding sequence ATGATTGCCTATGTCACCGTCGGTGCCGATGATATCGCCCGTGCGAAACGGTTCTACGGGGCCTTTCTGCCTGCCCTTGGCTATGGGCAAAAGGAGGGGCCAGAGGGGCTAAGCTATGCGCTGCCGGTGGCGCCGGGCCAGTCGGCAGCCTTGCCTGATTTCTACGTCAAACCGCCGTTCGACGGGCGTCCGGCCGCGGCGGGGAACGGCACCATGGTGGCGTTCGAGGCGTGCAATCAGCGCCAGGTCCGGGAACTGCACGCTGCGGCGCTGGCCGCTGGCGGTGTTGACGAAGGTGCGCCAGGGTTTCGCGCCTCGTATGGGCCGCGGTTCTACGTCGGCTATCTGCGCGATCCCCAAGGCAACAAGATCGCGCTGTTTTCCAGCAACCCGGACGAGCCGGGGCGCGACGGATAG